One Rhinolophus sinicus isolate RSC01 linkage group LG06, ASM3656204v1, whole genome shotgun sequence DNA window includes the following coding sequences:
- the COA4 gene encoding cytochrome c oxidase assembly factor 4 homolog, mitochondrial isoform X2, whose product MSTQGHTWARQVKKEGEEEDPLDQLISRSGCAASHYAVQECMAAHQDWRQCQPQVQAFRDCMSEQQARRREELQRRKEQGSAHS is encoded by the coding sequence ATGTCAACTCAAGGCCATACCTGGGCCCGACAGGTGAAGAAGGAGGGTGAGGAAGAGGACCCACTGGACCAGCTCATCTCCCGTTCTGGCTGTGCGGCTTCCCACTACGCGGTGCAGGAGTGCATGGCCGCGCACCAGGACTGGCGACAGTGCCAGCCACAGGTGCAGGCCTTCAGGGACTGCATGAGTGAACAGCAGGCGAGACGGCGGGAGGAgctgcagaggaggaaggagcAAGGCAGTGCCCACAGCTGA
- the COA4 gene encoding cytochrome c oxidase assembly factor 4 homolog, mitochondrial isoform X1 translates to MRSLLKRLPKMSTQGHTWARQVKKEGEEEDPLDQLISRSGCAASHYAVQECMAAHQDWRQCQPQVQAFRDCMSEQQARRREELQRRKEQGSAHS, encoded by the exons ATGCGCTCTCTCCTGAAG AGACTCCCAAAGATGTCAACTCAAGGCCATACCTGGGCCCGACAGGTGAAGAAGGAGGGTGAGGAAGAGGACCCACTGGACCAGCTCATCTCCCGTTCTGGCTGTGCGGCTTCCCACTACGCGGTGCAGGAGTGCATGGCCGCGCACCAGGACTGGCGACAGTGCCAGCCACAGGTGCAGGCCTTCAGGGACTGCATGAGTGAACAGCAGGCGAGACGGCGGGAGGAgctgcagaggaggaaggagcAAGGCAGTGCCCACAGCTGA